A region of Granulicella aggregans DNA encodes the following proteins:
- a CDS encoding response regulator transcription factor produces MQPIALKSRLEPVALAAFAKFPSPKQLPSREAQEVVYVIDEALDFRESLIALLRFHGFEAVGFGSACEYLRHGRHDGSACLIVDFHLRDICSLELLRQLKEQAGPPVIFLSGSPDVPNAVSAMRAGAMEFFEKPLDPDSLLPAVRLAFVQHRKIRQKEEELARLKGRLLLLTPREREVLPLVVGGVLNQRAAVLLGISKVTLQIHRSQVMRKMVAESVADLVRMAVKLRIPYRCESQMAQAHNEEDQRRWRSEFVAS; encoded by the coding sequence ATGCAGCCCATTGCACTCAAGTCCCGTTTGGAGCCTGTTGCCCTCGCGGCGTTCGCAAAGTTCCCCAGCCCAAAGCAGTTGCCTTCCAGAGAAGCCCAGGAAGTGGTCTACGTGATTGACGAGGCGTTAGACTTTCGCGAGTCACTGATTGCACTTCTCCGTTTTCATGGATTTGAAGCGGTCGGCTTTGGGTCCGCTTGTGAGTACCTGAGACACGGCAGGCATGATGGCTCCGCGTGCCTGATTGTCGACTTCCACTTGCGAGACATCTGCAGCCTCGAACTGCTCCGCCAACTAAAGGAGCAGGCCGGACCACCGGTCATATTTCTCAGCGGCTCCCCGGACGTTCCGAATGCCGTCTCCGCTATGAGAGCAGGAGCGATGGAGTTCTTCGAGAAGCCGCTGGATCCAGACTCTTTATTGCCCGCTGTCCGGCTGGCATTTGTGCAGCACCGGAAGATACGGCAGAAGGAAGAAGAACTGGCGAGACTGAAGGGGCGCCTTTTGCTGCTGACTCCACGTGAGCGCGAAGTGCTTCCCCTCGTCGTCGGCGGCGTACTCAACCAGCGGGCGGCGGTGCTCCTGGGCATCAGCAAGGTGACCCTGCAGATCCACCGGAGCCAGGTCATGCGCAAGATGGTTGCGGAATCCGTGGCAGACCTGGTCCGAATGGCTGTGAAACTCCGCATTCCGTATCGATGCGAGAGCCAGATGGCTCAAGCTCATAACGAAGAAGATCAACGGCGCTGGAGATCTGAGTTCGTCGCATCGTGA